One stretch of Armigeres subalbatus isolate Guangzhou_Male chromosome 2, GZ_Asu_2, whole genome shotgun sequence DNA includes these proteins:
- the LOC134214724 gene encoding dnaJ homolog subfamily C member 22 has product MGEKLSPSMDSAGSKKRSSPAGSTKKSSPDVKRKSALQSKEVKPQKLVKRKSKEEKLNNWFGEPLVGTASVHERPPQKSVLVTYILWLFGGFLGLHHLYLHQDRRAFVWWCTLGGYFGIGWLSESYQIPAMVRDANEDPRFVEEFNEKLSKNEKPPFQTPRFLFAVMVGYLFGQVIMIAIPQEVFGGVDWSFLHWLIPLGVAIGVWTVGNMGREKGVFWHCLVASYVAYPLRYFVFDEAYWFTIMAVCSAFAFDHFSKEWNKKVPKRKTLFKRAAIIIPCVLLYLSLWGCFFYFNGTITDSDGDEVPVHEAIHNFIKSPWWTDLKQTFSELIHFAQTNGWAEVWKQLIDSMDADGEQNSYKVLGVSPTASQTEITSAWRKLSREHHPDKVKDEKLRLAAQEKFMEIQSAYEVLSKIKSKRRQRNKKPNDDL; this is encoded by the exons TCAAAAGAAGTCAAGCCCCAGAAACTAGTAAAACGCAAAAGCAAGGAGGAAAAGCTGAATAATTGGTTTGGCGAGCCTCTGGTCGGTACTGCATCGGTCCATGAGCGCCCCCCGCAAAAATCAGTCCTGGTGACGTACATTCTGTGGCTGTTTGGCGGCTTCCTGGGACTGCATCACCTTTATCTGCACCAGGACCGGCGGGCATTCGTTTGGTGGTGCACGCTGGGTGGATATTTTGGCATTGGATGGCTGTCGGAGAGCTATCAAATTCCGGCGATGGTGAGGGATGCCAATGAGGACCCCCGGTTTGTGGAAGAATTCAACGAGAAGCTAAGTAAGAATGAAAAGCCACCGTTTCAAACGCCGCGATTCCTGTTCGCCGTCATGGTGGGATATCTATTCGGTCAAGTGATTATGATCGCAATACCTCAGGAGGTTTTCGGTGGAGTGGATTGGAGCTTCCTGCATTGGTTGATCCCGCTTGGAGTGGCGATCG GTGTTTGGACGGTAGGAAACATGGGTCGTGAAAAAGGTGTGTTTTGGCACTGTTTAGTCGCATCTTATGTTGCCTATCCGCTGCGATACTTCGTGTTTGACGAAGCATATTGGTTTACAATTATGGCTGTATGCTCAGCGTTTGCTTTCGACCATTTCTCTAAGGAATGGAATAAGAAAGTTCCTAAACGCAAAACACTTTTCAA ACGTGCCGCCATTATCATCCCCTGTGTGTTGCTGTACCTGTCTCTATGGGGCTGCTTCTTTTATTTCAACGGCACCATCACCGATTCCGACGGCGATGAAGTCCCGGTACATGAAGCGATTCACAACTTTATCAAATCCCCATGGTGGACGGACTTGAAGCAGACCTTCTCCGAATTGATTCATTTTGCCCAAACCAACGGGTGGGCAGAGGTTTGGAAGCAGCTCATAGACTCTATGGATGCCGACGGAGAACAAAATTCCTATAAGGTTCTCGGAGTAAGTCCGACGGCTTCGCAGACCGAAATCACTTCGGCGTGGCGTAAGCTATCCCGCGAGCACCATCCGGATAAGGTAAAGGACGAAAAATTACGACTGGCGGCGCAGGAAAAATTCATGGAAATTCAGAGCGCCTATGAGGTGTTGAGCAAGATCAAATCCAAGAGACGGCAGCGGAATAAGAAGCCTAATGATGATTTGTAA